One Cyclopterus lumpus isolate fCycLum1 chromosome 7, fCycLum1.pri, whole genome shotgun sequence DNA window includes the following coding sequences:
- the fam43b gene encoding protein FAM43B produces the protein MLPWRRNKFVLVEDEAKSKPKSLGTGLTYHSILSSLLRSCPDLLPDCPFNWVGNIFHTKRQKVELNKEEPVYNVRYLGSVVTITAKGDGCTQEAVAKIWARSNYGEQSVKMRLTVGPQGIRMSADKSGKKKPIHLYSLNRITHCSTDPSRPKILAWIYRHQVKNMAVVLRCHAVLVSKSEKARVIANSLYQNATSAFSEFKRLKRQSDFRHCQQQLLGEEAVPLMPLRRLLNGQCHYRPPADNPGCASRLCSITEEEEEEEEEEEEDDSEYGMQEMEKPVEDVEEQQEKQVFTTNTDPTELLSELDIGDIARLEQCQIHFVSDSNNNMFTFITSLV, from the coding sequence ATGCTGCCCTGGAGAAGGAATAAGTTTGTTCTGGTGGAGGATGAGGCCAAGAGTAAACCCAAGAGCCTGGGGACTGGGCTGACCTACcactccatcctctcctcccttctgcGCTCCTGTCCGGACCTGCTGCCCGACTGCCCCTTCAACTGGGTGGGCAACATCTTTCATACCAAACGGCAAAAGGTGGAACTCAACAAAGAGGAACCTGTTTACAATGTGCGCTACCTGGGGAGCGTGGTCACGATCACGGCAAAGGGCGACGGCTGCACCCAGGAGGCCGTGGCCAAGATCTGGGCGAGGAGCAACTACGGGGAGCAGAGTGTCAAGATGAGGTTAACAGTTGGACCGCAAGGCATCCGGATGAGTGCTGACAAATCTGGGAAAAAGAAACCCATCCATCTTTACTCTCTGAACAGAATCACCCATTGCAGCACTGACCCGTCACGGCCCAAGATCCTGGCTTGGATTTACAGGCACCAGGTCAAGAACATGGCCGTGGTGCTCCGGTGTCACGCCGTCCTGGTCAGCAAGTCGGAGAAGGCCCGGGTCATCGCCAACAGCCTCTACCAGAACGCCACCTCCGCCTTCAGCGAGTTCAAGCGGCTGAAGCGTCAGAGCGATTTCCGGCActgccagcagcagctgctgggtGAGGAAGCGGTCCCCTTGATGCCCCTGAGGAGGCTGCTGAACGGGCAGTGCCACTACAGACCGCCTGCCGACAATCCCGGGTGCGCCAGCCGCCTCTGCTCCATcacggaggaagaagaagaagaagaagaggaggaggaggaggatgacagcGAATATGGCATGCAGGAAATGGAGAAACCAGTGGAGGAtgtagaggagcagcaggagaaacAGGTtttcacaacaaacacagacccgaCTGAGTTATTATCAGAGTTGGATATTGGGGATATTGCCAGACTGGAGCAGTGCCAAATCCACTTTGTCAgtgacagcaacaacaacatgtttacatttataaCCTCTCTGGTGTGA